In Anaerolineales bacterium, a single window of DNA contains:
- a CDS encoding site-2 protease family protein, which translates to PLAGLAVAVPILLYGLSISVVAPLPTDPAALGGLEGNSLVYLAAKWLVTGAWLPAPVSYGGMPAVLYWLRYVVAGQPLPLGGTDVFLSPVAWAGWAGLLVTALNLIPAGQLDGGHLVYVLLGKKALRLWPFVVGGTLLLGLVWPGWFLWAGMLFVLGRVYATPLDDLTPLTPGRKALAVFGIVLFFLLLTPVPLRG; encoded by the coding sequence CCGTTGGCGGGGCTGGCCGTTGCAGTGCCCATCCTTCTCTATGGGCTATCGATCTCCGTCGTCGCGCCGCTACCGACCGACCCCGCAGCCTTGGGGGGACTGGAAGGCAACTCGCTCGTGTACCTGGCCGCGAAATGGTTGGTCACCGGTGCCTGGCTGCCAGCACCCGTCAGCTATGGAGGCATGCCGGCCGTCCTGTACTGGCTGCGCTACGTAGTCGCCGGGCAGCCCCTGCCCCTGGGCGGAACCGATGTCTTTCTCAGCCCGGTGGCCTGGGCAGGCTGGGCGGGGTTGCTGGTGACGGCGCTGAACCTGATCCCGGCCGGTCAACTGGACGGCGGACACCTGGTCTATGTCCTACTGGGGAAGAAGGCCCTGCGCCTGTGGCCGTTTGTGGTGGGTGGGACGCTGCTGCTCGGGCTGGTCTGGCCGGGTTGGTTCCTGTGGGCTGGAATGCTCTTCGTCCTCGGCCGTGTGTACGCCACCCCGCTGGATGACCTCACCCCGCTGACCCCAGGGCGCAAAGCCCTGGCCGTCTTCGGGATCGTGCTGTTCTTCCTGCTGCTGACGCCCGTGCCGCTGCGCGGCTAG
- a CDS encoding DedA family protein produces MQLLAQLFDFILHIDRHLGEIIANYGYWTYIILFAIVFMETGLVVTPFLPGDSLLFAAGALAATGALNVWVLFVLLASAAIVGDTVNYWFGHRIGPRVFQEDVRFLKREYLERTQKFYDKHGGKTIFLARFIPIIRTFAPFVAGVGTMRYSKFIVYNVIGALVWTSIFIFAGYFFGNLPIVRDNFGLVVIAIILISLLPVGYELLQHRLRPRSVTAPEHPLSEEGR; encoded by the coding sequence ATGCAGCTTCTGGCACAGCTCTTTGACTTCATTCTCCACATCGACCGGCACCTCGGCGAGATCATCGCCAACTACGGCTACTGGACGTACATCATCTTGTTCGCGATCGTCTTCATGGAAACCGGTCTAGTGGTCACCCCGTTCTTGCCGGGCGACTCGCTGCTCTTCGCCGCCGGCGCCCTCGCCGCCACCGGGGCGCTCAACGTGTGGGTGCTGTTCGTCCTGCTGGCCTCGGCCGCGATTGTGGGCGACACGGTTAACTACTGGTTCGGCCACCGCATCGGACCGCGCGTCTTCCAGGAAGACGTCCGCTTCCTCAAGCGGGAGTACCTTGAGCGCACCCAGAAGTTCTACGACAAGCACGGCGGCAAGACGATCTTCCTCGCCCGCTTCATCCCGATCATCCGCACCTTCGCTCCCTTCGTGGCCGGCGTGGGCACGATGCGCTATAGCAAGTTCATCGTCTACAATGTGATCGGTGCGCTTGTCTGGACCTCGATCTTCATCTTCGCTGGCTACTTTTTCGGCAACCTCCCGATCGTGCGCGACAACTTCGGCCTCGTGGTGATCGCCATCATACTGATCTCCCTCCTGCCGGTGGGTTATGAACTGCTCCAGCATCGGCTTCGCCCGCGATCGGTGACAGCGCCGGAGCACCCCCTCTCTGAAGAAGGCCGATAA